Below is a genomic region from Paenibacillus rhizovicinus.
GATAATTCAGCACATGCTCCGTCAGATAATTAATGTTGTTGGCAATTTCGACGCCCGACAGCCAATTGGTAGTAATGACCTTCGTATTATCCGCCATGCGCTTCTCGGAGGACAGCGATGCGAATCCCAGAAAGCAGAGCATCAGGACAAGCACGAGAAAAGCGAACAGCAGCTTCCTCCCCACGGTAAACGTCAATAAGCTTTTTTTCAATCGAAACCACTCCCTGGACTTCATGTATTGTGGAGTGTTTATCGACAAATTCCGACTTCCAATGAAGCTTTTTGTCGGAAATTTAACATTCCCATCCAAATTTTAGGGTGTATCGCGTTCACTGCGCGGCAGTCCGTATATTTCGCCCCCATCATGCGCACCGTTATAACGATTACCTGATAAAGGAAGGGGTTCCCATGATGAAAACCGCCCTGGCACTGCTCGTCCTCTTACTTGGAGGATGGCTGGGAAGCCTGCGCTCCAACGCCGCGCCCGATGCAGACTGGCATAAGTTGCAAGACGGGGAAGCCGTATCCGTCCAGGTCGTCGGCAGCCTGCATGGCATCACGCCGTCGCCGCTCTATACCGTTGCCACCTCTGAAGGCCGTGCCATCGTCGCCACCATCGTCCGCTGGTACAACGCCGCGCCGCCCAACGGCGTTCAGCCGTTCTACGGCAGGCACGGCTACCCTTGGAAACTCCGCATCGATCTGTCGGACGGCAGCGACATCATGATCGAACAGGCTTACGATTGCACGACCCGGGCATTCTCGAATCATTCCGAGAAGTCCTGCGCATCGGCCGACGGCGAGGTCGTATTTCACGTGCAATCGAAGGAGCTGCGCGGGAAGAACCGTGAGCTTTACGACTGGCTCGCCGGCGGATGGCGGACGCAACAATAAAGCAGCTGCCGCAGGCAGCTGCTCGAAGATGCATTTTGGTCATTGCAAGAGAGTTCCCCCTCTTCCCCGCCACCTCAATCCCTTTCACCAAGTTACCAGCCTTTCACGACTTTCCCGTGCTCGAATCTGTCCATTAGGAAGGTTAGTATTCGATCCGCGGCATAATTCGGACTGGCTAACCTTACGCTTTGCGCGCGCTCGTCGGTTATCGCCGATTCCTCGTACATCCGCGTATCGGTCGCCCCTGGCCTAACGCCCATTATTTTCACCGTATCTTGTTCGACGCCAATCGACTTGATAAACGTTTCGAGGCCGGCTTTGGACGTCGAGTAACAACTTAGCATCGGTTTCAGATTGAAGGATAATCCGGAGGAAATATTCATGACCCGCTTATCCGTCTTATAAGCGTCCGTATATTTAATAAAGCTCGACGTTAACAGCATCGGAGCAATTAAGTTAATCTGCATATG
It encodes:
- a CDS encoding SDR family NAD(P)-dependent oxidoreductase, whose protein sequence is MRYFIITGSSRGIGKAITEKLLSPNHHLFCLSREVNQALVSLAASKNAPLDYFAFDLNNLNGIDDLVHQIVGKIDDADAESIYLINNAARIKPVEVINRSAHEEVIDHMQINLIAPMLLTSSFIKYTDAYKTDKRVMNISSGLSFNLKPMLSCYSTSKAGLETFIKSIGVEQDTVKIMGVRPGATDTRMYEESAITDERAQSVRLASPNYAADRILTFLMDRFEHGKVVKGW